One window from the genome of Motilibacter peucedani encodes:
- a CDS encoding IS110 family RNA-guided transposase: MGAVIIGMDPHKRSATIEVLDERERVLATGRFGTDREGYKQMLREGRRWPERLWAVEGCNGVGRHLAQRLVADGEPVVDVPAKLSARARVFSTGQGRKTDATDAHSVAVVALRTPVLRQVVADDASVALRLLVDRRDELGAARSLTVNRLHRLLTELIAGGAKKALSAAQARELLASVRPRDVVGRTRRQLASELVGELEVIDRKIKAAKKQLTELVEATGSGLLEPHGIGPSGAARLLGDVGDVSRFPTRGHFASWNGTAPIDASSGDQTRHRLSRAGNRRINRVL, encoded by the coding sequence ATGGGCGCAGTGATCATCGGGATGGACCCGCACAAGCGGTCCGCCACGATCGAGGTCCTCGACGAGCGTGAGCGTGTGCTCGCGACCGGCAGGTTCGGCACTGATCGCGAGGGCTACAAGCAGATGTTGCGGGAGGGCCGGCGCTGGCCCGAGCGGCTGTGGGCGGTCGAGGGCTGCAACGGCGTGGGCCGGCACCTCGCCCAACGTCTGGTCGCCGACGGCGAGCCCGTGGTGGACGTGCCGGCGAAGCTGTCCGCGCGGGCGCGGGTGTTCTCCACTGGGCAGGGCCGCAAGACCGACGCGACCGACGCGCACTCCGTGGCGGTTGTGGCGCTGCGCACTCCCGTGCTGCGCCAGGTGGTCGCCGATGATGCGTCGGTGGCTCTGCGGCTGCTGGTTGATCGCCGCGACGAACTGGGCGCGGCACGGTCCTTGACGGTGAACCGGCTGCACCGGCTGCTTACCGAACTGATCGCCGGTGGGGCGAAGAAGGCCCTGTCCGCAGCACAAGCACGCGAGCTGTTGGCCAGCGTTCGCCCGCGTGACGTGGTCGGCAGGACCCGTCGACAGCTCGCCTCCGAGCTCGTCGGCGAGCTGGAGGTCATCGACCGGAAGATCAAGGCGGCGAAGAAGCAGCTCACCGAGCTCGTCGAGGCGACCGGCTCCGGGTTGCTCGAGCCGCACGGGATCGGGCCCTCGGGCGCGGCGCGGCTGCTCGGCGACGTTGGCGACGTGTCCCGGTTCCCGACCCGCGGGCACTTCGCCTCGTGGAACGGCACCGCCCCGATCGACGCCTCGTCGGGTGACCAGACCCGACACCGGCTCTCCCGGGCCGGGAATCGGCGGATCAACCGGGTCCTGCA